The proteins below come from a single Anolis carolinensis isolate JA03-04 unplaced genomic scaffold, rAnoCar3.1.pri scaffold_50, whole genome shotgun sequence genomic window:
- the LOC134295000 gene encoding uncharacterized protein LOC134295000 isoform X3, with protein sequence MAPKKPPAAAPAAKGPDAKGPDAKGPDAKGPDAKSPAAGAAAGAAAGAAAGAAAGAGAAAAAKKGCVARNFHKLDQYLDTPKGRRNIKIAAIVNFLLVCLVLLLYLLLLRRNAILKQALYMIRDFVAEFDPEAAEKSDVEIVAVAQNLSDELNIMVDKNDELQAEIDYLLLDLPDWFVYKSTLYYFDNDTADFFGAIEKCAKRKANLTSVLYGEEQVFL encoded by the exons ATGGCACCCAAAAAGCCCCCCGCTGCGGCAC CCGCCGCAAAAGGCCCTGATGCAAAGGGCCCTGATGCAAAGGGCCCTGATGCAAAGGGCCCTGATGCAAAGTCCCCTGCCGCTGGTGCTGCTGCTGGCGCTGCGGCTGGCGCTGCTGCTGGCGCTGCTGCTGGTGCTGGCGCTGCCGCTGCCGCTAAGAAAG GCTGTGTTGCAAGGAATTTCCATAAGCTCGATCAGTACTTGGATACCCCAAAGGGTAGACGCAACATCAAGATCGCGGCAATTGTCAACTTCCTGCTTGTATGCTTGGTGCTCCTTCTGT ATCTGTTACTTCTACGGAGAAATGCAATCCTGAAGCAGGCACTTTATATGATACGGGATTTCGTTGCTGAATTTGATCCAGAAGCTGCAGAAAAGTCTG ATGTGGAAATTGTGGCTGTAGCTCAGAACCTCTCAGATGAGCTCAACATTATGGTGGACAAGAATGACGAACTGCAAGCAGAAATCG ACTATCTGCTCCTCGACCTGCCCGACTGGTTTGTCTACAAATCCACCCTCTACTACTTTGACAACGACACGGCTGACTTTTTCGGTGCCATtgaaaaatgtgccaagaggaaggcgaaTCTGACTTCAGTCTTATATGGTGAAGAACAG